The proteins below are encoded in one region of Brachionichthys hirsutus isolate HB-005 chromosome 12, CSIRO-AGI_Bhir_v1, whole genome shotgun sequence:
- the pofut2 gene encoding GDP-fucose protein O-fucosyltransferase 2, with translation MAHRPIHIPVLFVASLFYFTSFFSSIFVAFATLKKVNSDNVFSASRTASVSTAAARNLRYLLYDVNPPEGFNLRRDVYIRMASLVKTLRKDGDDWVLVLPPWGRLYHWQSPHIHQMRIPWGDFFSLTSLHANVPVIEYEEFIAENGGPFIDQVLVLQNYAEGWTDGKWEEKVDERPCVEKSMYSQDEQGYYRGWFWGYEETRARNVKCISAQGHASIMAPLLQKNITVTSFMLDRAETLLHDHYAGKDYWDTRRSMVFAKHLRLIGDDFRAKYLNSTDDGDHTVYSEDWTRMNAKLGSAKGGPYLGVHLRRKDFIWGHREDVPSLKGAVKKIRSLMKKHKLDNVFVATDAASEELRELKEILPQMVRFEPSAEDLDLLKDGGVAIVDQWICAHARYFIGTSVSTFSFRIHEEREILGFNPKVSYNRFCGDAEKECEQPTHWKIVY, from the exons ATGGCGCACAGACCAATACATATCCCAGTGCTATTCGTTGCTtcgttgttttattttacttcatttttttcctctaTTTTCGTCGCGTTcgcaacattaaaaaaagtaaacagTGACAATGTATTCAGCGCGAGCCGCACGGCTTCCGTATCCACCGCTGCAGCGAGGAATCTGAG GTATCTTTTGTATGATGTGAACCCCCCAGAGGGTTTCAACCTCCGGAGAGATGTCTACATCCGCATGGCCTCGCTGGTGAAGACTTTGAGGAAGGATGGGGATGACTGGGTTTTGGTTCTTCCTCCATGGGGTCGCCTCTACCACTGGCAGAGCCCGCATATCCACCAGATGCGTATCCCATGGGGAGATTTCTTCAGCCTCACTAGCCTGCACGCCAATGTGCCTGTCATCGAGTATGAGGAGTTCATTGCtg AGAATGGAGGCCCATTCATAGACCAGGTTCTTGTACTGCAAAATTATGCTGAGGGATGGACTGATGGCAAATGGGAGGAAAAGGTCGATGAGCGGCCGTGCGTTGAGAAGTCAATGTACTCTCAAGATGAACAGGGCTATTACAG GGGCTGGTTCTGGGGTTATGAGGAGACAAGAGCTCGAAATGTGAAATGCATATCAGCACAAGGCCATGCCTCCATCATGGCTCCACTTCTTCAGAAAAACATCACAGTGAC ATCATTCATGCTAGACCGAGCAGAGACTCTTCTCCATGATCACTACGCTGGAAAGGACTACTGGGAC ACTCGCCGCAGTATGGTTTTCGCCAAGCATCTGCGACTCATAGGAGACGACTTCAGAGCAAAGTACCTGAACTCTACGGACGACGGCGACCACACGGTTTACAGCGAGGACTGGACTCGCATGAAC GCCAAACTGGGCTCTGCTAAAGGGGGCCCATATCTGGGTGTCCACCTACGCCGGAAGGACTTTATCTGGGGCCACCGAGAAGATGTACCCAGCTTGAAGGGGGCAGTCAAAAAAATACGCAGCTtgatgaaaaaacacaaactcgaCAATGTGTTTGTGGCAACGGATGCAGCTTCAGAAG AGCTAAGGGAGCTGAAAGAGATTTTACCACAAATGGTGCGATTTGAGCCGTCAGCGGAGGACCTGGATCTCCTAAAAGATGGAGGGGTGGCCATCGTCGACCAGTGGATATGTGCCCACGcgag atactTCATCGGAACATCAGTGTCAACCTTCTCGTTCCGGATCCACGAAGAGAGGGAGATCCTGGGTTTCAACCCCAAAGTTTCATATAATCGCTTCTGTGGGGACGCGGAGAAGGAGTGTGAACAGCCTACACACTGGAAAATTGTTTATTGA
- the LOC137901885 gene encoding olfactory receptor 4P4-like, which yields MDNASVITMFTLSGLNDIANYRVTLFSLTLLCYCMIWLVNLTIIVTVIFDTNLHEPMYIFLCNMCINSLYGTLGFYPKFLIDLLSATHVISYAGCFLQGFVLHSSAAADLSILVLMSYDRYVAICRPLVYRLVMTRQRMSVLIFVAWLLPFCLMLISTISTLTLRLCGSHIPKIYCVNFLIGNLACSISISNKFIRAFNYSFYFAHFIFVTWSYMKLIRMCRASRKNRSKFMQTCLPHLLCLIIFVTCLLFDLLYMRFGSKHLSQGLQNFMAMEYLLIPPLFNPLIYGLILTKIRIQIQSVLSRKHA from the coding sequence ATGGATAACGCCTCAGTAATTACCATGTTTACTCTTTCAGGATTGAACGACATAGCCAACTACAGAGTTACTCTCTTCTCTCTCACTTTACTGTGTTACTGTATGATTTGGCTGGTGAATTTGACCATAATTGTGACAGTCATTTTTGATACAAATCTTCATGAACCCATGTATATCTTCCTCTGTAACATGTGCATCAATTCATTGTATGGGACGTTGGGCTTTTATCCAAAATTCCTCATTGATCTTCTGTCTGCCACTCATGTCATTTCTTATGCCGGATGCTTCCTCCAGGGTTTTGTGTTGCATTCCTCAGCCGCTGCTGATTTGTCCATTTTAGTACTAATGTCATATGACAGGTATGTGGCTATATGTCGACCTCTGGTGTACCGCTTGGTGATGACTAGACAAAGGATGTCGGTGTTAATATTTGTTGCTTGGCTCCTACCATTTTGTCTGATGCTCATTAGCACAATATCAACATTAACTTTAAGATTATGTGGTTCACACATACCAAAAATCTACTGTGTTAATTTTTTGATTGGTAATCTCGCTTGTTCAATATctatttcaaataaattcatCCGAGCATTTAATTATTCCTTCTATTttgctcatttcatttttgtcacCTGGTCTTACATGAAGCTCATCAGAATGTGCCGAGCATCCAGAAAGAACAGGAGCAAATTTATGCAAACATGTTTGCCACATTTATTATGTTTAATCATCTTTGTTACGTGTTTGCTTTTTGATTTGTTGTACATGAGGTTCGGCTCAAAACACTTATCACAAGGTTTACAAAATTTTATGGCAATGGAATATCTCCTTATCCCGCCACTATTCAATCCTTTGATCTATGGTTTAATCTTGACAAAAATAAGAATTCAAATTCAAAGTGTTTTGAGTCGAAAACATGCATAA
- the LOC137902454 gene encoding olfactory receptor 4P4-like, which yields MDNASVITMFTLSGLNDIANYRVTLFSLTLLCYCMIWLVNLTIIVTVIFDTNLHEPMYIFLCNMCINSLYGTLGFYPKFLIDLLSATHVISYAGCFLQAFVLHSSATADVSILVLMSYDRYVAICRPLVYRLVMTKQWMSVLIFVAWLLPFCLMLISTISTLTLRLCGSHIPKIYCVNFLIGNLACSKSIANKVIPAFNYSFYFAHFIFVTWSYMKLIRMCRASRKNRSKFMQTCLPHLLCLIIFVTCLLFDFVYTRFGSKHLSQGLQHFMAMEYLLIPPLFNPLIYGLILTKIRIRIHSVLCRKHAFI from the coding sequence ATGGATAACGCCTCAGTAATTACCATGTTTACTCTTTCAGGATTGAACGACATAGCCAACTACAGAGTTACTCTCTTCTCTCTCACTTTACTGTGTTACTGTATGATTTGGCTGGTGAATTTGACCATAATTGTGACAGTCATTTTTGATACAAATCTTCATGAACCCATGTATATCTTCCTCTGTAACATGTGCATCAATTCATTGTATGGGACGTTGGGCTTTTATCCAAAATTCCTCATTGATCTTCTGTCTGCCACTCATGTCATTTCTTATGCCGGGTGCTTCCTTCAGGCTTTTGTGTTGCATTCCTCGGCAACTGCTGATGTGTCCATTTTAGTACTAATGTCATATGACAGGTATGTGGCTATATGTCGACCTCTGGTGTACCGCTTGGTGATGACTAAACAATGGATGTCGGTGTTAATATTTGTTGCTTGGCTCCTACCATTTTGTCTGATGCTCATTAGCACAATATCAACATTAACTTTAAGATTATGTGGTTCACACATACCAAAAATCTACTGTGTTAATTTTTTGATTGGTAATCTCGCTTGTTCAAAATCTATTGCAAATAAAGTAATCCCAGCATTTAATTATTCCTTCTATTttgctcatttcatttttgtcacCTGGTCTTACATGAAGCTCATCAGAATGTGCCGAGCATCCAGAAAGAACAGGAGCAAATTTATGCAAACATGTTTGCCACATTTATTATGTTTAATCATCTTTGTTACGTGTTTGCTTTTTGATTTTGTGTACACGAGGTTTGGCTCGAAACACTTATCACAAGGTTTACAACATTTTATGGCAATGGAATATCTCCTTATCCCGCCACTATTCAATCCTTTGATCTATGGTTTAATCTTGACAAAAATAAGAATTCGAATTCATAGTGTGTTGTGTCgaaaacatgcatttatttaa